From Acinetobacter sp. ASP199, the proteins below share one genomic window:
- the fusA gene encoding elongation factor G yields the protein MARQTPISRYRNIGISAHIDAGKTTTSERILFYTGESHKLGETHEGSATTDWMEQEQERGITITSAAVTCFWKGMGNQFEQHRINVIDTPGHVDFTIEVERSMRVLDGACMVYCAVGGVQPQSETVWRQANKYKVPRIAFVNKMDRTGANFFRAVEQVKTRLGGNPVPIVVPVGAEENFQGVVDLIEMKAIIWDEASQGMKFEYGEIPADLVDTANEWRTNMVEAAAEASEELMDKYLEEGELTKEEIVAGLRARTLLNEIQPMLCGSAFKNKGVQRMLDAVIEFLPAPTDVEAIKGILDDKDETEGSREASDDAPFSALAFKIMNDKFVGNLTFVRVYSGVLKAGSPCYNPVKMKRERVGRIVQMHANDRHDIEEIRAGDIAACVGLKDTTTGDTLCDENHVITLERMEFPEPVIALAVEPKTKADQEKMSVALGRLAKEDPSFRVRTDEESGQTIIAGMGELHLDIIVDRMKREFNVEANIGKPMVAYRETIKKSVEQEGKFVRQTGGKGKFGHVYVRLEPMDPESEKDYEFAEEVVGGVVPKEFFGAVDKGIQERMKNGVLAGYPVVGIKATLFDGSYHDVDSDELSFKMAGSYAFRDGFMKADPVLLEPIMKVEVETPEDYMGDIMGDLNRRRGMVQGMDDLPGGTKAIRAEVPLSEMFGYATHMRSMSQGRATYSMEFAKYAETPRNVAEGIIAKFQSGGKKGDDE from the coding sequence ATGGCTCGTCAAACCCCAATTTCTCGTTACCGTAACATTGGTATCTCAGCGCACATTGATGCTGGTAAAACAACCACTTCAGAACGTATCCTGTTCTACACAGGTGAGAGCCACAAGTTAGGTGAAACTCATGAAGGTTCAGCTACAACGGACTGGATGGAACAAGAGCAAGAACGTGGTATTACCATTACTTCAGCAGCTGTAACATGCTTCTGGAAAGGTATGGGCAACCAGTTCGAACAACACCGTATTAACGTAATTGACACCCCGGGACACGTTGACTTCACGATCGAAGTTGAGCGTTCTATGCGTGTTCTTGACGGTGCATGTATGGTTTACTGTGCTGTAGGTGGTGTACAACCTCAGTCTGAAACTGTATGGCGTCAAGCAAACAAGTATAAAGTGCCTCGTATTGCGTTCGTTAACAAAATGGACCGTACTGGCGCGAACTTCTTCCGTGCAGTTGAACAAGTTAAAACACGTCTTGGCGGTAACCCAGTGCCAATCGTTGTTCCAGTCGGCGCTGAAGAAAACTTCCAGGGTGTTGTTGACCTTATCGAAATGAAAGCGATTATCTGGGATGAAGCGTCTCAAGGTATGAAGTTTGAATACGGTGAGATCCCTGCTGACTTAGTTGATACTGCTAATGAATGGCGTACTAACATGGTTGAAGCTGCTGCGGAAGCATCAGAAGAACTCATGGACAAGTACCTGGAAGAAGGCGAGTTAACTAAAGAAGAAATCGTTGCTGGTCTTCGTGCGCGTACATTGCTTAACGAAATCCAACCAATGCTTTGTGGTTCTGCGTTCAAAAACAAAGGTGTTCAACGTATGTTGGATGCTGTTATTGAATTCTTACCTGCGCCAACTGACGTTGAAGCAATTAAAGGTATCTTAGACGACAAAGACGAAACTGAAGGTTCTCGTGAAGCGTCTGATGATGCTCCGTTCTCTGCGCTTGCGTTCAAAATCATGAACGACAAATTCGTAGGTAACTTAACGTTCGTACGTGTTTACTCTGGTGTGCTTAAAGCAGGTAGCCCATGCTACAACCCAGTGAAAATGAAACGTGAACGTGTAGGCCGTATCGTACAGATGCACGCAAATGACCGTCACGACATCGAAGAAATTCGTGCGGGCGACATCGCGGCATGTGTAGGTCTTAAAGACACGACTACTGGTGATACATTATGTGACGAAAACCACGTAATTACACTAGAGCGTATGGAATTCCCAGAGCCAGTAATTGCACTTGCAGTTGAACCTAAAACTAAAGCTGACCAAGAAAAAATGTCAGTTGCTTTAGGTCGTTTGGCAAAAGAAGATCCATCGTTCCGCGTACGTACTGACGAAGAGTCTGGTCAAACAATTATTGCTGGTATGGGTGAGCTTCACCTTGACATCATTGTTGACCGTATGAAACGTGAGTTCAACGTTGAAGCGAACATTGGTAAACCAATGGTTGCTTACCGTGAAACAATCAAGAAATCTGTTGAACAAGAAGGTAAATTCGTTCGTCAAACAGGTGGTAAAGGTAAATTCGGTCACGTATACGTACGTTTAGAACCGATGGATCCTGAATCTGAAAAAGATTACGAATTCGCTGAAGAAGTTGTTGGTGGTGTAGTACCGAAAGAATTCTTCGGTGCGGTTGACAAAGGTATCCAAGAACGTATGAAGAATGGTGTCCTGGCTGGTTACCCAGTTGTTGGCATCAAAGCGACATTGTTCGACGGTTCTTACCATGATGTCGACTCTGACGAATTATCGTTCAAAATGGCGGGTTCTTATGCCTTCCGTGACGGTTTCATGAAAGCAGATCCTGTTCTTCTTGAACCAATCATGAAAGTTGAAGTAGAAACTCCAGAAGACTACATGGGCGATATCATGGGTGACTTAAACCGTCGTCGTGGTATGGTTCAAGGTATGGACGATCTACCTGGCGGTACTAAAGCAATCCGTGCTGAAGTTCCACTTTCTGAGATGTTCGGTTACGCAACTCATATGCGTTCTATGTCTCAAGGTCGTGCGACTTACTCTATGGAATTTGCTAAATATGCTGAAACTCCACGTAACGTGGCTGAAGGCATCATCGCTAAGTTCCAGTCTGGCGGTAAAAAAGGTGACGACGAGTAA
- the rimI gene encoding ribosomal protein S18-alanine N-acetyltransferase, protein MIRLMQIADIDAVTQIEQQVQSHPWTRTQFEEAVSAYQSTIIEYAGKVVGFCILQPVLDEANLLLMAIDPSQQGKGLGFQLLEESIQLLKNNPVQIFLEVRESNTAAIRLYEKSGFHQIDLRKNYYPNPGGGREHAIIMVKACSDDFASLFK, encoded by the coding sequence ATGATTCGTTTGATGCAAATAGCAGATATAGATGCGGTCACCCAGATTGAGCAACAAGTGCAATCTCATCCTTGGACCAGAACCCAGTTCGAGGAAGCCGTTAGTGCTTATCAGAGCACTATTATTGAATATGCAGGTAAAGTGGTAGGCTTTTGTATTTTGCAACCGGTGCTGGATGAAGCCAATTTACTGCTCATGGCAATTGACCCAAGCCAGCAGGGTAAGGGCCTTGGTTTTCAGTTGCTAGAGGAATCAATCCAGTTGCTGAAGAATAATCCGGTACAGATTTTCTTGGAAGTACGTGAGTCAAATACTGCTGCAATCCGACTCTATGAAAAGTCTGGTTTTCATCAGATTGACCTGCGCAAGAATTATTATCCAAATCCGGGTGGGGGACGTGAACATGCCATCATCATGGTGAAGGCATGTAGCGATGACTTTGCCAGTCTGTTTAAATAA
- the tuf gene encoding elongation factor Tu, whose product MAKAKFERNKPHVNVGTIGHVDHGKTTLTAAIATVCAKQFGGEAKDYAAIDSAPEEKARGITINTSHVEYDSPTRHYAHVDCPGHADYVKNMITGAAQMDGAILVCAATDGPMPQTREHILLSRQVGVPYIVVFLNKCDLVDDEELLELVEMEVRELLSTYDFPGDDTPVIRGSALLALNGDAGQYGESAVVALVEALDSYIPEPERAIDQAFLMPIEDVFSISGRGTVVTGRVETGIVKVGEEVEIVGIKDTVKTTVTGVEMFRKLLDEGRAGENCGVLLRGTKREDVQRGQVLAKPGTIKPHTKFDAEVYVLSKEEGGRHTPFLNGYRPQFYFRTTDVTGAIALKEGVEMVMPGDNVEMSVELIHPIAMDPGLRFAIREGGRTVGAGVVAKVTA is encoded by the coding sequence ATGGCTAAGGCTAAGTTTGAACGTAATAAGCCACACGTTAACGTGGGCACAATTGGTCACGTTGACCATGGTAAAACAACTTTAACAGCTGCGATTGCAACTGTATGTGCGAAGCAATTCGGTGGTGAAGCGAAAGACTACGCTGCAATTGACTCTGCACCAGAAGAAAAAGCACGTGGTATTACAATTAATACTTCTCACGTAGAATACGATTCTCCAACTCGTCACTACGCTCACGTAGACTGCCCGGGCCACGCCGATTATGTTAAAAACATGATTACTGGTGCTGCTCAGATGGACGGCGCGATCCTTGTATGTGCTGCGACTGATGGTCCTATGCCACAAACTCGTGAACACATCCTTCTTTCTCGTCAGGTAGGTGTACCTTACATCGTTGTATTCTTGAACAAATGCGACCTTGTAGACGACGAAGAGCTTCTTGAGCTGGTTGAAATGGAAGTTCGTGAACTTCTTTCTACTTACGACTTCCCAGGTGATGACACTCCAGTTATCCGTGGTTCTGCTCTTCTTGCACTTAACGGTGATGCTGGTCAGTACGGTGAATCTGCAGTTGTAGCTCTTGTTGAAGCGCTTGACTCTTACATCCCAGAGCCAGAACGTGCAATCGACCAAGCATTCTTGATGCCAATCGAAGACGTATTCTCAATCTCAGGTCGTGGTACAGTAGTAACTGGCCGTGTTGAGACTGGTATCGTTAAAGTAGGCGAAGAAGTTGAAATCGTTGGTATCAAAGACACAGTTAAAACAACTGTAACTGGCGTTGAAATGTTCCGTAAACTTCTTGACGAAGGCCGTGCGGGCGAGAACTGTGGTGTTCTTCTTCGTGGTACTAAGCGTGAAGACGTACAACGTGGTCAAGTACTTGCTAAACCAGGTACAATCAAGCCGCACACTAAATTCGACGCAGAAGTATACGTACTTTCTAAAGAAGAAGGTGGTCGTCATACTCCATTCCTTAACGGTTACCGTCCACAGTTCTATTTCCGTACTACGGACGTAACTGGTGCGATCGCGCTTAAAGAAGGCGTTGAAATGGTTATGCCTGGTGACAACGTTGAGATGTCAGTAGAGCTAATCCACCCAATCGCAATGGACCCAGGTCTACGTTTTGCGATCCGTGAAGGCGGTCGTACAGTTGGTGCTGGTGTAGTTGCTAAAGTTACTGCATAA
- a CDS encoding beta-ketoacyl synthase N-terminal-like domain-containing protein: MKRVVITGMGINSCIGNTLEDVTHSLQNGISGTRLNPVYAELNFKSHVSAAAEQDFDNIDRRAKRFMGVCAMYAYNSAMAALEHAGLTPEQVGGNPRYGIAGGSGGNSTASVIEMNELLETKGARKIGPFFVPRNMSNTITANVGVALKLQGIAHSITSACATSADAIGYAYNLIQLGKQDLMLAGGGEEDHWSQSLLFDAMGALCSKYNDTPETASRPYSADRDGFVIAGGGGFVVLESLEHAQARGANILAEVVAYAANSDGADMVAPSGEGATRCILMALDEAKQHGVETIDYVNTHGTSTPAGDVTELQAMARAFGEDKVPPLSSTKSMTGHSLGAAGVQEAIYSILMMHNDFIAPNINVTELDEGAKPFDIVLEKRDTKLNTVMSNSFGFGGVNACLIFKKWEG; encoded by the coding sequence ATGAAACGTGTTGTCATCACTGGTATGGGTATTAACTCATGCATCGGAAATACATTGGAAGATGTAACTCACTCTTTACAAAACGGGATTTCAGGCACACGTTTAAATCCAGTCTATGCTGAACTGAACTTTAAAAGTCATGTCAGCGCAGCTGCTGAGCAGGATTTTGACAATATCGACCGTCGTGCAAAACGCTTTATGGGCGTTTGTGCCATGTATGCATACAACTCTGCGATGGCTGCACTTGAACATGCAGGTTTAACACCTGAACAAGTCGGTGGCAACCCACGTTATGGTATCGCGGGCGGTTCAGGCGGTAACTCAACCGCTTCTGTAATTGAAATGAATGAACTGCTTGAAACTAAGGGTGCACGTAAAATTGGTCCATTTTTCGTACCACGCAACATGTCGAATACGATTACAGCCAACGTTGGTGTAGCACTTAAACTACAAGGTATTGCACATTCAATTACCAGCGCATGTGCAACTTCTGCTGATGCGATTGGTTATGCCTATAACCTGATTCAATTGGGTAAACAGGACTTGATGCTTGCTGGTGGTGGTGAAGAAGATCACTGGTCTCAAAGCTTGCTGTTTGATGCGATGGGTGCGCTGTGTTCGAAATACAATGACACCCCTGAAACTGCATCTCGTCCATATTCAGCAGACCGTGACGGCTTCGTGATTGCTGGTGGTGGCGGTTTCGTGGTACTTGAATCATTGGAACACGCACAAGCACGTGGTGCGAATATTCTGGCTGAAGTTGTGGCTTACGCTGCGAACTCGGATGGTGCAGACATGGTTGCTCCATCTGGTGAAGGTGCAACACGCTGTATCCTGATGGCGCTAGACGAAGCAAAACAGCACGGTGTTGAAACTATTGATTATGTGAATACTCACGGTACTTCAACTCCTGCTGGTGATGTAACCGAGCTTCAAGCAATGGCACGTGCATTTGGTGAAGATAAAGTTCCACCTCTAAGCTCAACCAAGTCTATGACAGGTCACAGCCTCGGTGCTGCAGGTGTACAGGAAGCAATTTATTCAATCCTGATGATGCATAATGACTTCATTGCACCAAACATCAACGTGACCGAGCTGGATGAAGGTGCGAAACCATTTGATATCGTACTTGAAAAACGCGACACAAAATTGAATACTGTAATGAGTAACAGTTTCGGTTTTGGCGGCGTAAATGCTTGTCTCATCTTTAAAAAATGGGAAGGCTAA
- the rpsG gene encoding 30S ribosomal protein S7 codes for MPRRRVVAAREILPDPKFSSQTIAKFMNHVMQDGKKSIAESIVYGALDRVQEKSKVDPVEFFEATLEKVRPMVEVKARRVGGATYQVPMEVRPSRRTALAMRWLVDAAAKRSEKTMALRLAGELLDASEGKGAAVKKREDVHRMAEANKAFSHYRF; via the coding sequence ATGCCAAGACGTCGCGTAGTCGCTGCTCGTGAAATCCTTCCGGATCCTAAATTCAGTAGCCAAACAATCGCTAAATTCATGAACCACGTAATGCAAGATGGTAAAAAGTCTATTGCTGAAAGTATCGTTTACGGTGCTTTAGACCGCGTTCAAGAAAAATCTAAAGTAGACCCAGTTGAATTCTTTGAAGCTACGCTTGAAAAAGTTCGTCCTATGGTTGAAGTAAAAGCACGCCGTGTTGGTGGTGCTACATACCAAGTACCTATGGAAGTACGCCCATCCCGTCGTACTGCATTGGCTATGCGTTGGTTAGTAGATGCTGCTGCTAAGCGTTCTGAAAAAACTATGGCTTTACGTCTTGCTGGTGAGTTGCTTGATGCATCTGAAGGTAAAGGCGCAGCGGTTAAAAAACGTGAAGATGTGCACCGTATGGCTGAAGCCAACAAAGCATTCTCTCACTACCGTTTCTAA
- a CDS encoding metal-dependent hydrolase, with amino-acid sequence MNAEVKITNRAGASFPVRRMNFDFDQVPEYWMNGSAGLTHFMTALSALFPAGEKFFIDSVRAVHHHPKLKDNEALQKEISAFIGQEAMHTQEHVGFNASAQKYGHDVDTLDRYTDRVIQTTRKVMAKLVKPVRITQEMVDLTATTALEHFTATIASQLLSNSHIQELMKDDTMKTMWLWHAIEENEHKAVAYDVFEGMFGKGLKSYLLRTSSLVIAMLTLFFVQSYFVMRLLKEDRQLNLEALKDIYQYGYSPSKGVITGMGREMAMYFKPGFHPNDHDTHSLLAHWKGKLGL; translated from the coding sequence ATGAATGCTGAAGTAAAAATTACCAATCGTGCCGGTGCAAGTTTTCCTGTACGTCGCATGAACTTTGATTTTGATCAGGTTCCAGAATACTGGATGAATGGTTCAGCCGGGCTGACGCATTTTATGACCGCATTGTCAGCTTTATTCCCTGCAGGTGAAAAATTCTTTATCGACAGTGTACGTGCGGTACATCACCATCCCAAGCTCAAAGATAATGAAGCATTGCAAAAAGAGATCTCTGCTTTTATTGGGCAAGAAGCGATGCACACCCAGGAACATGTCGGCTTTAATGCCTCAGCACAAAAATATGGTCATGATGTTGATACCCTAGATCGTTATACTGATAGAGTCATTCAAACCACGCGTAAAGTCATGGCTAAATTGGTTAAACCTGTGAGAATTACTCAGGAAATGGTAGATCTGACTGCAACGACTGCACTTGAACATTTCACTGCGACCATTGCCTCTCAGCTGCTGAGCAATAGTCATATTCAGGAACTGATGAAAGATGACACCATGAAAACCATGTGGCTCTGGCATGCCATTGAAGAGAATGAGCATAAAGCCGTGGCTTATGACGTGTTTGAAGGTATGTTTGGCAAAGGTTTAAAGTCATATCTGTTACGTACCAGTTCATTGGTGATTGCTATGCTGACTTTGTTCTTTGTACAAAGCTATTTTGTTATGCGCCTGCTGAAAGAAGATCGTCAGTTAAATCTGGAAGCCCTCAAGGATATTTACCAATATGGTTATAGCCCATCCAAAGGTGTAATTACCGGTATGGGGCGTGAAATGGCCATGTACTTCAAGCCAGGTTTTCATCCAAATGACCATGATACACACAGTTTGCTGGCACACTGGAAAGGCAAACTCGGTCTTTAA
- the aat gene encoding leucyl/phenylalanyl-tRNA--protein transferase, whose amino-acid sequence MQHLPPSQFMFPNPVEVDLEGEGLICIGADLTPSTLFEAYSHGLFPWFSEGEPICWWSPEPRCIIRPQDYHPSKSLIRNMKKYDYKITVNHAFERVIRSCSLPRAYADETWISEDIIQGYCDMFDAGHGYSIEVWDEDQIVGGLYGVTIGQGCFGESMFSTQTDVSKMAFYTLMLIGQENQLPWIDCQLVNDHLLSLGASTISRQAYLNSLQDVIKRSPINWQKYQEGVFSSKTIALNARLSE is encoded by the coding sequence ATGCAGCATCTTCCCCCTTCACAGTTCATGTTCCCCAATCCTGTAGAAGTTGATCTTGAAGGAGAAGGACTTATTTGTATTGGCGCCGATCTCACACCATCCACCCTGTTTGAAGCCTATTCGCATGGCCTGTTTCCATGGTTCTCGGAAGGTGAGCCGATCTGCTGGTGGAGCCCGGAACCACGTTGCATTATCCGACCACAGGATTATCATCCGAGTAAATCCCTGATCCGTAATATGAAAAAGTATGATTATAAAATTACCGTAAATCATGCTTTTGAACGGGTTATCCGTTCCTGTTCACTTCCTCGTGCTTATGCCGATGAAACCTGGATTAGCGAAGATATTATTCAGGGTTACTGTGACATGTTTGATGCCGGTCATGGCTATAGCATCGAAGTCTGGGATGAAGACCAGATTGTCGGCGGCTTATATGGAGTAACCATCGGACAGGGTTGTTTTGGTGAATCCATGTTCAGCACCCAGACCGATGTTTCGAAAATGGCATTTTATACTTTAATGCTGATTGGTCAGGAAAATCAGCTGCCCTGGATTGACTGTCAATTGGTCAATGACCATCTGTTGAGCCTCGGTGCCAGTACAATTTCTCGCCAAGCATACCTTAATTCGTTACAAGATGTGATAAAACGCTCGCCTATCAATTGGCAAAAGTATCAGGAGGGTGTATTTTCAAGTAAAACAATAGCGTTAAACGCGCGATTAAGTGAATGA
- a CDS encoding EcsC family protein yields the protein MTNTNNKQSNGFVSSAFGVAKKFSTTGLDLLNHVAPDSVSKVTQALNVEKVVNGAAQAKSPFESKKYDNPQEMLREHLPSVSRQLFGRHFNTVNNVTHFISPKFSEKVSDYFFDHLNQFTNEISSVDAILDEAGVRDLEELTQDVDRSKRISQALGEQNKWIAAVQGAFSGATGVIGTAVDIPASLVLALRTIYQVGRSYGFDLSKQEDQDIVQHIFRQIDLGLIAEKQTVLLGLRALGATLKTHDISQLQAMLGSSNDTELLRKFLHQEDGQSKWEWMSHIPKVSLIEQLSKLVPLAGAGVGAVYSRRFVDDVNQKAQDVFSNARQYLLQHRDSSASVLEAYEKSKALLQQAAPKLLENIKKDGRASDELILDKDIPIEGNEHITQVKVLKKTDSQVTDEAKDEEVSEGLDTLADKLVKPVADKHVQQPALSEPAPEDIEDTLAQAEAEGDVTDEAEVAASDTENDQSEVNTENAQQKPKKATKSSAKKSTEDVTKGTD from the coding sequence ATGACAAATACCAATAATAAACAATCAAATGGCTTCGTATCCAGTGCGTTTGGAGTGGCGAAAAAGTTCAGTACAACAGGTTTGGATCTACTCAACCATGTTGCACCTGATTCGGTTTCGAAGGTCACACAGGCGCTGAATGTAGAAAAGGTGGTCAATGGTGCAGCTCAAGCCAAGAGTCCATTTGAATCAAAAAAATATGACAATCCACAGGAGATGTTGCGTGAACATCTGCCGAGTGTGTCGCGTCAACTGTTTGGCCGTCATTTCAATACAGTCAATAATGTGACGCATTTCATTTCGCCAAAGTTTAGCGAAAAAGTGTCAGACTATTTCTTTGACCATCTCAATCAGTTCACCAATGAGATCAGTTCTGTAGATGCCATTCTGGATGAAGCGGGCGTACGTGATCTGGAAGAACTCACTCAGGATGTCGACCGTTCTAAACGTATTTCTCAAGCTTTGGGTGAGCAGAATAAATGGATTGCTGCAGTTCAAGGTGCATTTTCAGGTGCAACCGGTGTGATTGGTACTGCAGTTGATATTCCTGCATCTTTGGTGTTGGCACTACGTACTATTTATCAGGTCGGCCGTTCTTATGGTTTTGATTTAAGTAAACAAGAAGATCAAGATATCGTGCAGCATATCTTCCGTCAGATTGATCTGGGTCTGATTGCAGAAAAGCAAACTGTATTGTTGGGTTTAAGAGCGCTAGGCGCTACTTTAAAAACCCATGATATTTCCCAGCTACAAGCCATGTTGGGTTCAAGTAATGATACCGAGCTGCTGCGTAAATTCCTGCATCAGGAAGATGGTCAGTCGAAATGGGAATGGATGAGCCATATACCGAAAGTTTCCCTGATTGAACAATTGTCTAAATTGGTGCCGTTGGCGGGTGCTGGGGTAGGGGCTGTCTATAGCCGCCGTTTTGTCGATGATGTCAATCAGAAAGCGCAAGATGTGTTCTCGAATGCACGTCAATATCTGCTACAGCATCGTGACAGCTCCGCTTCTGTTTTAGAGGCTTATGAAAAATCTAAAGCATTATTGCAACAGGCTGCACCAAAGCTGCTGGAAAATATCAAGAAGGACGGTCGTGCCAGTGACGAGTTGATTTTAGATAAAGACATTCCGATTGAAGGGAATGAACATATTACTCAAGTCAAAGTGCTGAAAAAGACAGATTCTCAAGTCACAGATGAAGCTAAAGATGAAGAGGTCAGTGAAGGGCTGGATACATTGGCCGATAAATTGGTAAAACCTGTTGCAGATAAGCATGTACAACAACCTGCACTGAGTGAGCCTGCACCTGAAGATATCGAAGACACGCTTGCACAGGCAGAAGCTGAGGGAGATGTCACAGACGAGGCTGAAGTCGCTGCATCGGATACTGAAAATGATCAGAGTGAAGTAAACACAGAAAATGCACAGCAAAAGCCAAAAAAAGCGACAAAATCTTCTGCTAAAAAATCGACGGAAGATGTTACAAAAGGTACAGATTGA
- the rpsL gene encoding 30S ribosomal protein S12, whose translation MATTNQLIRKGRTTLIEKSKVPALKACPQRRGVCTRVYTTTPKKPNSAMRKVCRVRLTSGFEVSSYIGGEGHNLQEHSVVLIRGGRVKDLPGVRYHTVRGSLDCAGVKDRNQARSKYGAKRPKK comes from the coding sequence ATGGCAACAACAAATCAGTTGATCCGTAAGGGTCGTACGACTTTGATTGAAAAATCAAAAGTTCCTGCGTTGAAGGCTTGTCCACAACGTCGTGGTGTTTGTACACGTGTTTACACAACTACACCTAAAAAACCTAACTCAGCAATGCGTAAAGTTTGCCGTGTTCGCTTAACTTCTGGCTTTGAAGTATCAAGCTACATCGGTGGTGAAGGCCATAACCTGCAAGAGCACAGTGTTGTTCTTATCCGTGGTGGTCGTGTTAAAGACTTACCAGGTGTACGTTACCATACCGTTCGTGGTTCTTTAGACTGTGCTGGCGTGAAAGATCGTAACCAAGCACGTTCTAAATACGGTGCTAAACGTCCTAAGAAATAA
- a CDS encoding arginyltransferase — MNSYQPKSLLNDLQYYITPPHDCSYLPNKSARMVFLDPSHRIDVVTLSELSRTGFRRSGDFVYRPECHLCRQCLSSRVPVREFSMNSSQKKAWKRNQDLSLRISTPQQANDTHYALYERYINERHADGDMYPPSRDQFEKFLLQSCTDSFFLELWKDDRLISVSTCDLLDDGISAVYTFFDPDESRRSLGVFAILKQIEHAQKLGLPFIYLGYWVPHSIKMNYKSQYLPLELLIDGQWRRLNRSLNTTEIEHLGNSLMTTLPSGWNNPIIK, encoded by the coding sequence ATGAACTCCTATCAACCAAAATCCCTGCTGAACGATTTACAGTATTACATTACACCGCCACACGATTGCAGCTATCTGCCCAACAAGTCTGCGCGTATGGTTTTTCTCGATCCCTCACATCGCATAGATGTGGTGACGCTTTCTGAATTATCCCGTACCGGTTTCCGCCGTAGTGGCGATTTTGTTTACCGCCCTGAATGTCATCTATGCCGTCAATGCCTGTCCTCTCGTGTTCCAGTGCGTGAATTCAGCATGAACAGTTCACAGAAAAAGGCATGGAAAAGAAATCAGGACTTAAGCCTGCGCATCAGCACACCGCAGCAGGCAAATGATACGCACTATGCACTGTATGAACGCTATATCAATGAACGACATGCTGATGGCGATATGTATCCACCAAGCCGTGATCAGTTTGAAAAGTTTTTGCTGCAAAGCTGTACAGATAGCTTCTTTCTGGAATTATGGAAAGATGATCGGCTGATCAGTGTATCGACCTGCGATCTGCTCGATGATGGAATCTCTGCGGTTTATACGTTCTTTGATCCGGATGAAAGTCGACGTTCTCTCGGGGTTTTTGCAATTTTAAAGCAGATCGAACATGCTCAAAAACTAGGTCTACCTTTTATTTATCTGGGTTATTGGGTTCCACATTCTATTAAGATGAATTACAAGTCCCAGTACCTGCCACTTGAATTATTGATTGATGGTCAATGGCGCCGCTTAAACCGTTCATTAAATACGACAGAGATCGAACACTTGGGAAACTCCTTGATGACGACCCTACCCTCTGGATGGAATAATCCCATCATCAAATAA
- the hemJ gene encoding protoporphyrinogen oxidase HemJ, protein MDAPSDAFLWVKALHIIAVVCWFAALFYLPRLYVYHAMSEDAVSHTRFQVMERKLYRGIMWPAMVATLITAHFLVDWGDATRHYHEALWFYLKVGLVGLLVIYHLVCGYYRKKLLEDAHYKSHKFWRYFNEMPTLILFAVVILVVVKPTF, encoded by the coding sequence ATGGATGCTCCTTCTGATGCTTTCCTTTGGGTAAAAGCATTACATATTATTGCCGTGGTCTGCTGGTTTGCTGCATTGTTCTACCTGCCACGGCTATATGTTTACCATGCCATGAGTGAAGATGCGGTCAGCCATACACGCTTCCAGGTCATGGAACGCAAGCTGTATCGCGGCATTATGTGGCCAGCAATGGTTGCAACCCTCATTACGGCGCACTTTTTAGTAGATTGGGGTGATGCTACACGTCACTACCATGAAGCGCTATGGTTCTACCTGAAAGTGGGTTTGGTGGGTTTACTGGTGATTTACCACTTGGTCTGTGGCTATTACCGTAAAAAACTACTCGAAGATGCACATTACAAGTCACATAAGTTTTGGCGTTACTTTAATGAAATGCCAACACTGATTTTATTTGCTGTGGTGATTTTGGTGGTGGTAAAACCTACCTTCTAA